The proteins below are encoded in one region of Bremerella sp. P1:
- the malQ gene encoding 4-alpha-glucanotransferase, with translation MADDGSVGHIPPFPDGYRGSGILLHVTSLPGPYGIGDFGPEAIRWIDLLHENGQSWWQVLPLGPTGKGGSPYLPLSSFAINEILVSPDWLVEDGWIAASDVETHIPEGKVDFEGVTTFKYELLEKAWVSFNESTTEEQQASYQQFCEQHQHWLEDYALFRALKVKYDDADFLTWPHELVNRDRSAIQQAHQELATLVRKFRFFQFLMAGHAGRVRDHARAKHVRIVGDVPIYVSAESSEAWANPSLFMLDEDKRPKFVAGVPPDYFSALGQLWGNPVYNWEAHRSNNFRWFIDRLKSLLEYADAIRLDHFRGFAAAWNVPAEATTAVDGAWVPGPGADLFEAIQTELGSLPYIVEDLGTITKDVYELRDQFELPGTLVLQFAFDGDPNNFYLPENYVHNAVVYTGTHDNATTRQWYEELPDSAREVVWRMLHTDPVAPEDVAWQLIRTAWSSDAALAIAPLQDVLNLGGEARMNVPGEADNNWNWRCPTDLLDSHYFGCLKKVTEQTNRVEKS, from the coding sequence ATGGCAGATGATGGTTCGGTGGGTCATATCCCTCCCTTTCCTGATGGATATCGCGGTTCGGGAATTTTGCTCCACGTGACCTCCTTGCCTGGTCCCTACGGGATCGGCGACTTCGGACCGGAAGCGATCCGCTGGATCGACCTCCTGCATGAAAATGGTCAGTCATGGTGGCAAGTTCTGCCGCTTGGTCCCACGGGCAAAGGCGGTTCTCCTTACCTGCCCCTTTCCTCATTCGCCATTAACGAGATCCTCGTAAGCCCCGACTGGCTAGTCGAAGACGGCTGGATCGCTGCGTCGGACGTCGAGACGCACATTCCCGAAGGCAAGGTCGATTTCGAGGGAGTCACGACCTTCAAGTACGAACTGCTTGAAAAAGCCTGGGTGAGCTTCAACGAATCGACAACGGAAGAACAGCAGGCAAGCTATCAGCAATTCTGCGAGCAGCATCAACATTGGCTGGAAGACTACGCACTCTTTCGTGCGTTGAAAGTGAAGTATGACGACGCCGATTTCCTGACTTGGCCGCACGAACTGGTCAATCGGGATCGCAGTGCCATCCAGCAGGCCCATCAAGAGCTGGCAACGCTGGTCCGCAAGTTTCGCTTCTTCCAGTTCTTAATGGCGGGTCATGCAGGACGAGTCCGCGATCATGCCAGGGCAAAGCATGTCCGCATTGTCGGGGATGTGCCAATTTATGTCTCTGCGGAATCCAGTGAGGCATGGGCAAACCCCAGCCTATTCATGCTCGACGAAGACAAACGGCCGAAGTTTGTCGCGGGGGTTCCACCAGATTACTTCAGTGCCCTCGGCCAACTTTGGGGCAATCCGGTCTACAACTGGGAAGCCCATCGCAGCAACAACTTCCGCTGGTTCATCGATCGATTGAAATCGTTGCTGGAATATGCCGATGCGATACGTCTCGATCATTTCCGAGGCTTCGCCGCCGCCTGGAATGTCCCTGCTGAGGCCACCACAGCCGTCGACGGAGCCTGGGTTCCTGGCCCAGGAGCCGACTTGTTCGAAGCAATCCAGACCGAACTGGGCTCACTGCCGTATATCGTCGAGGACTTGGGAACGATCACGAAAGACGTCTATGAACTTCGCGATCAGTTCGAGTTGCCTGGAACGCTTGTGTTGCAGTTCGCCTTCGATGGTGACCCCAACAATTTTTACTTGCCCGAGAACTACGTTCACAACGCGGTCGTATATACCGGTACACACGACAACGCAACGACCCGGCAATGGTACGAGGAACTGCCTGACTCGGCCCGAGAGGTTGTCTGGCGGATGCTTCATACCGATCCGGTCGCCCCAGAGGACGTCGCCTGGCAATTGATTCGCACAGCCTGGTCGTCGGACGCTGCTTTGGCAATCGCTCCGCTGCAGGATGTGCTCAATCTGGGCGGCGAAGCCCGAATGAACGTCCCCGGCGAGGCAGACAACAATTGGAACTGGCGATGCCCTACTGACCTGTTAGACAGCCACTATTTCGGCTGCCTGAAAAAAGTCACCGAGCAAACCAATCGTGTCGAGAAGTCGTAG
- a CDS encoding GntP family permease, with protein sequence MLAIVLGVLIVICGVLFLRMHAFLALFFGALAVAAATTSLSVSQSVLHRSTAAISGIEGNQITLTDIDEGLTKKPGGFYITFDPPGGEAKQEPRLIWVDRFEEEGEATKAYAAQEIPSDVDVTHARLVSQDTYREAQQLSGSSAINRVASALGSTFVKIGILIAMASIIGQCLLASGAAERIVYGIRHAMGERWTALAFVISSFVLAIPVFFDTVFFLMLPLAQAMAQRTGRDYLKYVLSIVVGGTLAHSLVPPTPGPLFVATELNVSIGAMILGGIGVGIWGVIAGYFYMLWANRTWQIPLRIEAQEAIAEEPNDEKDLPGFGFSILPIVIPIILLGLKTVSQTAFPSSSNEIWNTAISFLGDKNIALSIGALLALATLFCKPAMTWVGLSKSVQKALSEGGVVVLITCAGGAFGEMIRQTNIGAVIAESLPSSVGGTGLLVTAFMITAIIRVIQGSATVAMITAIGIVVPVAMQIGLPFHPVYLALAIGCGSKPLPWMNDSGFWVISRMSGFSEKETLKTFTVLLTIMGVVSFLATLVFAILFPLV encoded by the coding sequence ATGCTCGCGATTGTCCTAGGAGTGTTGATCGTCATCTGTGGCGTTCTCTTCTTACGCATGCATGCCTTTCTCGCGCTGTTTTTCGGAGCATTGGCGGTCGCAGCGGCAACGACTTCTCTTTCCGTCTCGCAAAGTGTGCTGCATCGCTCGACTGCCGCGATCTCAGGAATTGAGGGAAATCAGATCACTCTCACCGACATCGACGAAGGTTTGACCAAGAAGCCAGGTGGCTTCTACATCACCTTCGATCCCCCAGGCGGCGAGGCCAAGCAAGAGCCGCGTTTGATATGGGTCGACCGATTCGAGGAAGAAGGCGAAGCTACCAAAGCCTACGCTGCCCAGGAAATCCCGAGCGATGTCGATGTGACCCACGCCCGCTTGGTTTCTCAGGACACGTATCGAGAAGCCCAGCAACTATCGGGTAGCAGTGCAATCAATCGCGTGGCGAGTGCCTTGGGATCGACGTTCGTAAAGATTGGGATTTTAATCGCCATGGCGTCGATCATTGGTCAATGCCTGCTGGCCAGTGGTGCGGCCGAACGAATTGTTTATGGGATTCGTCACGCGATGGGGGAACGCTGGACGGCACTGGCATTTGTGATCAGTAGCTTCGTTCTGGCGATTCCCGTCTTCTTTGACACCGTGTTCTTTCTCATGTTGCCGCTGGCCCAGGCCATGGCACAGCGTACCGGACGCGACTATTTGAAATATGTCCTGTCGATTGTCGTGGGGGGAACGCTGGCTCACTCCCTTGTGCCACCCACACCGGGCCCGTTGTTTGTGGCCACGGAACTCAACGTAAGTATTGGCGCCATGATTCTCGGAGGTATCGGTGTTGGGATCTGGGGGGTTATCGCTGGCTACTTCTACATGCTGTGGGCGAATCGCACGTGGCAGATCCCGCTCAGAATTGAGGCCCAGGAAGCGATCGCCGAAGAGCCCAACGACGAAAAGGACCTGCCAGGATTTGGGTTTTCGATTCTTCCGATCGTAATTCCAATTATCCTGTTGGGGCTGAAGACGGTCAGCCAGACGGCCTTCCCGTCATCGTCCAACGAGATTTGGAATACAGCGATCTCGTTTCTCGGGGATAAGAATATTGCCCTTTCGATTGGTGCCTTGTTGGCCCTGGCGACCTTGTTTTGCAAGCCGGCTATGACCTGGGTCGGGCTGAGCAAGTCGGTCCAGAAGGCCCTGAGCGAAGGGGGCGTGGTGGTCCTGATCACATGTGCCGGGGGCGCGTTTGGCGAGATGATTCGTCAGACGAATATTGGTGCGGTGATTGCCGAGTCGCTGCCCAGTTCTGTCGGCGGGACAGGCCTGTTGGTCACCGCATTCATGATTACAGCGATCATTCGCGTGATCCAAGGTTCGGCAACGGTGGCTATGATTACCGCAATCGGGATCGTCGTGCCGGTCGCCATGCAGATTGGGCTGCCCTTTCACCCGGTCTATTTGGCCTTGGCGATTGGCTGCGGGTCGAAGCCACTTCCCTGGATGAACGATAGCGGTTTTTGGGTTATCAGCCGTATGAGTGGGTTTAGCGAGAAGGAAACCCTGAAGACCTTTACCGTCCTGTTGACCATCATGGGGGTGGTGTCGTTTCTGGCGACCCTAGTTTTTGCTATTCTTTTTCCACTGGTTTAA
- the araD gene encoding L-arabinonate dehydratase, with translation MASNPSDESELRSGRWFDPDSLRGFGHRSRLKGMGYDDEDYRGKPVVAILNTWSDLNTCHSHFPERVQEVKRGIWQMGGFPVEIPVMSLGEMMMKPTTMLYRNLLAMETEEVLRCHPIDAAVLMGGCDKTVPAMIMGAISANLPAIFLPAGPMLKARWKDQTLGSGSDAWKYWDERRAGNLCDEAWGEIENCIARSAGTCMTMGTASTMAAIAESMGLTLPGASSVPAVISEHARLAVATGRRAVQLAQEKLCPSDLLTKESFDNAIVTSMAIGGSTNAIVHIIAMARRAGFDLTLKRFDELSRTTPVLANIRPAGKFLMEDFFDAGGLTALLKQLGDHIQGSCRTVNGSTLAENIERAEVIDPDIIRSTEDPISPTGGTFVLRGNLAPSGCIIKPTAASPRLLEHTGPAVVFDTYADLKAKLNDPDTGITADSVLILRNAGPQGGPGFPEWGMLPIPDHLLKQGVRDLVRISDARMSGTSYGTCVLHVAPEASVGGPLALVRNGDLIQLSIKERRLDLLVDDQELAKRRQNWSAPKPKYERGYGAMFLKHVTQADAGCDFDFLHHGEETPDPEIY, from the coding sequence ATGGCATCCAACCCGTCAGACGAATCGGAACTTCGCAGTGGCCGCTGGTTTGATCCGGACTCCCTTCGTGGGTTCGGGCACCGTTCGCGGCTCAAAGGTATGGGGTATGACGACGAGGATTATCGCGGCAAGCCAGTCGTTGCCATTCTAAATACCTGGAGCGACCTCAATACCTGCCATTCCCATTTCCCCGAACGTGTGCAAGAGGTGAAACGCGGTATCTGGCAGATGGGTGGGTTCCCGGTTGAAATACCGGTGATGTCGCTGGGCGAAATGATGATGAAGCCCACGACCATGCTTTATCGCAATTTGCTGGCCATGGAAACGGAGGAGGTCCTTCGCTGCCATCCGATTGATGCGGCCGTGTTAATGGGGGGCTGTGATAAGACGGTGCCTGCGATGATCATGGGCGCCATCTCGGCCAACCTGCCTGCGATCTTTTTGCCGGCCGGTCCCATGCTGAAAGCTCGCTGGAAAGATCAAACGCTCGGAAGTGGAAGTGATGCGTGGAAGTATTGGGACGAGCGTCGAGCCGGCAACTTGTGTGATGAAGCCTGGGGTGAAATCGAGAACTGTATCGCTCGCTCGGCTGGAACCTGCATGACAATGGGAACCGCATCAACCATGGCAGCGATCGCCGAGTCGATGGGGCTAACACTGCCGGGGGCTTCGTCCGTTCCTGCCGTGATTTCAGAACATGCTCGCCTGGCCGTAGCCACTGGGCGAAGAGCTGTTCAGTTGGCTCAGGAAAAGCTTTGCCCGTCCGATCTGTTGACGAAGGAATCGTTCGATAACGCGATTGTCACCAGTATGGCGATTGGCGGTTCAACCAACGCGATTGTGCACATCATCGCGATGGCTCGCCGAGCTGGTTTTGATTTGACGCTCAAGCGATTCGATGAACTCTCGAGAACGACGCCTGTCTTGGCGAACATCCGCCCCGCCGGAAAGTTCCTGATGGAGGACTTCTTCGATGCCGGTGGACTGACAGCACTGCTAAAACAGCTAGGCGATCACATTCAAGGTAGCTGCCGAACCGTGAATGGTTCGACATTGGCTGAGAATATTGAACGTGCCGAAGTGATCGACCCCGATATTATCCGATCGACCGAAGATCCAATCTCCCCGACTGGTGGCACTTTTGTGCTTCGCGGAAACTTGGCTCCTTCAGGCTGTATCATCAAGCCGACTGCCGCGTCACCGCGCTTATTGGAGCATACGGGACCGGCGGTTGTATTTGACACGTATGCCGATCTAAAAGCAAAACTCAATGATCCCGACACTGGCATCACCGCCGACTCAGTGCTCATTCTCCGGAACGCAGGGCCCCAAGGTGGGCCTGGTTTTCCTGAGTGGGGAATGCTGCCGATCCCGGATCATTTGTTGAAGCAGGGAGTCCGAGATTTAGTACGCATCTCAGATGCTCGCATGAGCGGAACGAGTTACGGCACGTGTGTCCTTCACGTCGCTCCGGAAGCGTCTGTCGGTGGTCCGTTAGCTTTGGTGCGCAACGGAGATCTGATTCAACTCAGCATTAAAGAGCGTCGGCTCGATCTGCTGGTGGACGATCAGGAATTGGCAAAACGCCGACAGAATTGGTCGGCACCGAAACCAAAATACGAACGCGGGTATGGTGCCATGTTCCTCAAACATGTTACCCAAGCCGATGCCGGTTGCGACTTTGACTTCCTGCATCACGGGGAAGAAACGCCCGATCCCGAAATTTATTAA
- a CDS encoding dihydrodipicolinate synthase family protein: MDTQPLTSETIARSVWAVPSLARSADGTLSRSENEKIIRHIEQGGISTLLYGGNAIFYHLTLGEYRTALELVSELAAEKTLVIPAVGPAYGTMMDQADVLKEFDFPTVMVLPQRDVITSSGFATGVRHLSEKLGKPIVLYLKYDGVMTAEDATSLVDDGLISAIKYAVVRQDYTQDSYLSALTSKIDTKLILSGLGDQPAIVHMQDFKLGGFTTGCGCVFPKLSMDLLHAIQAGDYDQAETIREKFLPLEQLRDSLGPITILHRATELAGIAQTGPVSPLLSEPEASIQEKISASIKQIQASIS, translated from the coding sequence ATGGATACTCAACCACTAACATCCGAAACGATTGCTCGCTCTGTTTGGGCCGTTCCTTCCCTTGCTCGGAGTGCCGACGGCACGCTGAGCCGGTCGGAGAATGAGAAGATCATTCGTCACATCGAACAGGGGGGAATCTCGACGCTGCTTTACGGCGGCAATGCGATCTTCTACCACCTGACGCTCGGGGAGTACCGCACGGCGTTGGAACTGGTCAGCGAATTGGCTGCGGAGAAGACACTGGTCATTCCTGCCGTGGGGCCAGCGTACGGAACGATGATGGATCAGGCCGACGTGCTGAAGGAATTCGACTTCCCCACGGTGATGGTCTTGCCGCAGCGTGATGTGATCACGTCGTCTGGCTTTGCCACCGGGGTTCGCCATCTTTCGGAGAAGTTGGGGAAGCCGATCGTACTGTATCTGAAATACGACGGCGTGATGACTGCGGAAGATGCCACATCGCTGGTGGATGACGGTTTAATCTCTGCAATCAAGTATGCTGTTGTTCGCCAGGACTACACGCAGGACAGCTACCTGAGTGCACTTACTAGCAAGATCGACACGAAGCTTATTTTGAGCGGTCTGGGTGACCAACCGGCGATCGTGCACATGCAAGACTTTAAGCTGGGTGGCTTCACGACCGGCTGTGGTTGCGTCTTCCCGAAGCTTTCGATGGACCTTTTGCACGCGATTCAGGCTGGAGATTATGACCAGGCCGAAACCATCCGTGAGAAGTTCCTACCGCTGGAACAATTGCGTGATTCGCTCGGTCCAATCACGATTTTGCATCGTGCGACCGAACTTGCTGGAATCGCACAGACCGGACCTGTCTCGCCACTGCTTTCCGAGCCAGAAGCATCGATCCAAGAGAAAATCTCCGCATCGATCAAACAGATTCAAGCATCGATCAGCTAG
- a CDS encoding isochorismatase family protein codes for MYQPQIVSCLFALLFTTACVAGDLEMTLRYQQETSPDSGRYHQLTREESWKPSETAIIVCDVWDLHHCQNAVLRAQEFAPRLNRVLNHAREQGVIIIHAPSGCMEHYAEHPARARAKLVAPAPTLPEEITKWCYQIPSEEKGVYPLDQSDGGEDDEPEQHAKWAAELKSRGLNPKVPWSKQTDLLTIDAEKDFISDKGDEVWSILTAKGIDNVILTGVHTNMCVLGRPFGLRQLAKNGKNVVLMRDMTDTMYNPGAWPFVSHFTGTDRIISHIEKFVAPTVTSDQLIGGKPFVFKGDVRPHVVIAMAEAEYETNRTLPDFGAAYLGKDFRVTYCFENDTNRDDIPGFDAALESADVLVLSVRRRALPVKQMEALRKYVAAGKPVIGIRTACHAFSLHGKQPPEGTATWEAFDPEVFGGNYHGHHSNKVTSVVEIVPVSADHPILHGVPSDRYTQRGSLYKTSPVADSATLLLTGQIEGKDQEPVAWTFQRADGGKSFFTSLGHKTDFDQPMFQRLLLNSVYWAAGQPIPNEFSFDKPAEPAKKW; via the coding sequence ATGTACCAGCCGCAAATTGTCTCGTGCCTGTTCGCTCTTCTGTTCACCACCGCTTGCGTAGCAGGCGACCTGGAGATGACGCTTCGTTATCAACAGGAAACCAGCCCAGACAGTGGGCGATACCATCAGCTGACTCGCGAAGAAAGTTGGAAGCCATCGGAGACGGCCATCATCGTCTGTGATGTGTGGGATCTTCATCATTGTCAAAATGCGGTCCTGCGGGCCCAAGAGTTCGCACCGCGTCTCAATCGCGTTCTTAACCACGCACGGGAACAGGGCGTGATCATCATTCACGCGCCCAGTGGCTGCATGGAGCACTATGCTGAGCATCCCGCCAGAGCGCGCGCCAAGCTTGTTGCCCCGGCGCCTACACTGCCAGAAGAAATCACGAAGTGGTGCTACCAGATCCCGTCCGAAGAGAAGGGCGTTTATCCGTTGGATCAGTCTGATGGTGGTGAAGATGATGAGCCTGAGCAGCACGCCAAGTGGGCGGCCGAACTGAAGAGTCGAGGGCTGAACCCGAAAGTGCCTTGGTCGAAACAGACCGACCTGCTAACCATCGATGCCGAAAAGGACTTCATCAGCGACAAGGGGGATGAAGTCTGGAGTATTCTTACCGCGAAGGGGATCGACAATGTCATCCTGACCGGTGTTCATACCAATATGTGCGTGCTTGGAAGACCGTTTGGTTTGCGGCAGTTAGCCAAGAACGGCAAGAACGTGGTACTGATGCGCGACATGACCGACACCATGTATAACCCTGGAGCCTGGCCGTTCGTGAGCCACTTTACTGGCACCGATCGGATTATTTCCCACATCGAGAAGTTCGTCGCACCGACCGTCACCAGCGATCAGCTGATAGGAGGCAAGCCGTTTGTCTTCAAGGGCGATGTCCGTCCGCATGTTGTGATAGCTATGGCGGAGGCTGAATACGAAACCAATCGCACATTACCGGACTTCGGGGCCGCTTACCTTGGTAAAGATTTTCGCGTGACCTATTGCTTTGAGAACGATACCAACCGCGATGATATCCCTGGATTCGATGCGGCACTGGAGAGTGCCGATGTGTTGGTGTTGAGCGTTCGCCGTCGTGCTCTGCCGGTGAAGCAAATGGAAGCCCTACGCAAGTATGTTGCTGCAGGTAAGCCAGTGATCGGAATCCGGACTGCCTGTCATGCGTTTAGTTTGCATGGGAAGCAGCCACCGGAAGGAACGGCAACCTGGGAAGCGTTTGACCCGGAGGTATTCGGCGGAAACTACCACGGACACCATTCCAATAAGGTAACGTCCGTGGTCGAAATCGTGCCTGTTTCAGCCGATCATCCGATCCTGCACGGCGTTCCGAGCGATCGTTACACGCAGCGTGGTTCGCTCTATAAGACGTCCCCGGTTGCCGACTCTGCGACGCTCCTGTTGACTGGTCAGATAGAGGGCAAAGACCAAGAGCCGGTTGCCTGGACGTTCCAACGCGCCGACGGTGGAAAGTCGTTCTTCACGTCATTGGGGCACAAGACCGACTTCGATCAGCCCATGTTTCAACGACTGCTCTTGAACAGCGTCTATTGGGCCGCAGGTCAACCGATTCCGAACGAGTTTAGTTTCGATAAACCCGCGGAGCCGGCGAAGAAGTGGTAG
- the gltS gene encoding sodium/glutamate symporter, with protein sequence MDDPIVVDVSMAWTVIVAIVVLYVGRALSSRIPFLKAYNIPEAVSGGLVCSLLVAGLYFFTNRQISFDLALRDVLLLAFFSTIGLSAKFATLAAGGKSLAMLVVCAVVMLFLQDVVGIGVSMCCGVHPGYGLLAGSIAFAGGHGSAISYGQLAADQGLPGAMELGLACATFGLIAGGLVGGPLARNLISTFNLEGNATDQAFVPGPEETEESGPVTLNGMLDSIFLITVCIAIGAIVNQWLGERWGVPLPGFLTAMFVGIVITNSFDLLRISLDKPSISLCSDVSLQLFLAMSLMSLQLWTLQGAVGPLLFILAMQVTTIVIFARFVVFPAMGMDYDAAVISAGLTGLGLGATPVGIANMHAVTERYGASQKAFLIVPLVGAFFLDIANAAIIQMFLMLPIFH encoded by the coding sequence ATGGACGACCCAATCGTCGTCGATGTGAGCATGGCCTGGACCGTGATTGTCGCGATCGTCGTCCTTTACGTTGGCCGGGCTCTTAGCAGTAGAATCCCATTCCTGAAAGCCTACAACATTCCCGAAGCCGTCAGCGGCGGATTGGTTTGTAGCTTGCTGGTCGCGGGCCTATACTTCTTCACGAATCGTCAGATCTCGTTCGATCTCGCCTTGCGGGATGTCCTTCTGCTCGCGTTCTTTAGCACGATCGGTCTCTCGGCTAAGTTTGCAACGCTGGCCGCGGGTGGCAAGTCGCTGGCGATGCTCGTTGTGTGCGCTGTCGTGATGCTATTCCTGCAAGATGTTGTTGGTATTGGCGTCTCGATGTGTTGCGGCGTCCATCCCGGCTATGGACTCTTGGCAGGCAGCATCGCGTTCGCCGGCGGGCACGGGTCTGCAATTTCGTATGGCCAATTGGCAGCCGATCAAGGGCTGCCTGGTGCGATGGAACTAGGGCTGGCCTGTGCCACATTTGGTCTTATCGCAGGTGGGCTCGTTGGCGGCCCGCTTGCTCGAAACTTGATCTCGACATTCAACCTCGAAGGGAATGCAACCGACCAGGCTTTTGTCCCAGGACCAGAAGAAACCGAGGAATCAGGTCCCGTCACGCTGAATGGCATGCTCGATTCAATATTCCTGATCACGGTCTGCATTGCGATCGGAGCGATCGTCAACCAGTGGCTCGGAGAGCGTTGGGGCGTTCCTCTTCCCGGCTTCTTAACCGCCATGTTTGTGGGGATTGTAATCACCAATTCGTTTGACCTGCTACGCATCTCACTCGACAAGCCGTCGATCAGTCTTTGCAGCGACGTGAGCTTACAACTCTTCTTAGCGATGAGCTTGATGAGCCTTCAACTATGGACACTGCAAGGAGCCGTCGGACCGCTGCTATTCATCCTGGCGATGCAGGTCACCACGATCGTTATCTTCGCACGCTTCGTCGTCTTTCCTGCGATGGGCATGGACTATGATGCTGCCGTCATTTCCGCAGGTTTAACCGGGCTGGGTCTCGGAGCGACGCCTGTCGGCATTGCCAACATGCATGCCGTGACCGAGAGATACGGAGCGTCCCAGAAAGCGTTTCTGATCGTTCCGCTGGTAGGTGCGTTCTTCCTCGATATTGCCAACGCGGCGATCATTCAAATGTTCCTGATGCTCCCGATCTTCCATTAG